Genomic segment of Pseudomonas iranensis:
CGGTGATGTTGATCAAGCGTTCGTAGAGAATTTTCGCTCGCGCTTCGGCGGCGATATTGGAGCGGAAGTCGGCGGTAGGCTCGGTGATCGAGTCAACGTAGGCCGCCGTCCACGGTACGCCAGCGGAATTGACCAGAGGCGCGCCTGCGCCATAAAGCAGGCTGGTAATGTGCGAGTCATTGCCAGCGCCATTCAGCGCGCGGTACAGCTCGCCTTCCTCTTGAACGCCCTCGGCGAGTTGGCCCTTGGCGCCTTTGTTGAGCATGACGATGATCGAGCCGACCACCTCAAGGTGACTCAACTCTTCGGTGGCAATATCCAGCAGCAGGTCTTTGCGCCCCGGATCTTCCTCGGCCAGTGCCTGCGTAAAGTAACGGGCCGCTGCCGCCAACTCGCCATTGGCGCCGCCGAATTGTTCCAGCAGCAGACTGGCCAGACCCGGGTTGGGCTCGGCCACGCGAACGGTGTACTGAAGTCGCTTGTTATGTATGAACATTCAAATTTTCCTCAGACCAGGCTATCGCGCCTTGCCCTTGTGGGCGTTGGCGCATGCATAGTTTGTGAGGAGGGCGCGCAGCAGAAATTTCGTTTTTTGCCAAGTGGCAGGACGGGCGGCAGAGCGGGGAAAGTTCCGCAAACAGGACGGTTGGCTTAGCCACGTTCCTCGACCAATGTGGGAGCGAGCCTGCTCGCGAATGCGGTACGTCAGTCACCGATCTGGCGGCTGATCCAGCGCTTTCGCGAGCAGGCTCGCTCCCACCTTGGTTCGTTTGCAATCAAGCGATTTTAAGCGCCCTCAGCACAGGCAGTGTCTGCTCGGCAAACACCTGCGCCTGTGCGGTCAGTGCGGCGATATTGGCTTCGGCAGTGAGCAGCGGCTGGCCATTGTCGACCAGCACTTCACCTTGTTCGCTGATCACCCCCCACGCCAGTTGCGCCCACTCGGCCGGCTGCTGTTTGCCTTGCTTGATGGAAATCAGGAACAACTGCTGGAAGCGGCTGACCGTCACGCCACCACCGGTGACTGGGCTGGCCAGAGTCTGGATGTTGGCGCCGTACAGCGAGCGTTTGCACAGTTGCAGATTGAGCGCGGCGCAGCGACCGCTGACCTGCGACTCTGCGGCCTCGCTCTGGCACGGAGCGACCGCGCCCATACCGATCAGCACGGCCAGGGCTTGTTCGAGGTCGTCGTAAGCCATCGCAGTCTCGGAGAGCAATTGGCGCATGGATTTGGCCGCATAGTTCTGCGCCGCCAAGGCATCGAACACCGGGCCGTAGATTTCCGCTTGCAGGGTCGCTTCGCCGGCAGGACCGGTGACCGAACCCGCGACAGTTTCCCAGGGTTGCAGCAACGCGAAACGGCTGTGCAGCATCCTCGCCCGGCGTTCGGCAGCGGACAGGCGCGTCGCGCCACGCACGTACAGATC
This window contains:
- a CDS encoding manganese catalase family protein; this encodes MFIHNKRLQYTVRVAEPNPGLASLLLEQFGGANGELAAAARYFTQALAEEDPGRKDLLLDIATEELSHLEVVGSIIVMLNKGAKGQLAEGVQEEGELYRALNGAGNDSHITSLLYGAGAPLVNSAGVPWTAAYVDSITEPTADFRSNIAAEARAKILYERLINITDDPGVKEALGFLMTREIAHQQSFEKALHSIQPNFPQGKLPGMPEFTNKYFNMSGEPNVRGPWNEGGAWEYVETPEPAVDGGDGLATVSLPADDAEVLEAMKIRTASDPLSEPVTGADLGSGYVQGKDV